The following are encoded together in the Daucus carota subsp. sativus chromosome 5, DH1 v3.0, whole genome shotgun sequence genome:
- the LOC108223314 gene encoding mediator of RNA polymerase II transcription subunit 33A, with protein sequence MEVNTQQQQSIWTGIIELTKSAQHRSTDPLTWAVQLSSALSSAGVSLPSIEASKLIVDYICWENNVPITWKFLEMALTMKILPPMLVLALLSVRVVPCRRSRPAAYRIYMELLKRYAFSLSSQINGQHYQKIMESVDDVLHLSKSFNLEASGPGILVVEFVFSILWQLVDASLDDEGLLELVPRKNFRWSIKPQDMEIDKHNSVDEKTTERQEKLHLMNTSLAVEVIGDFFHNKVTSKILYLTRRNMPTSWECFVEGLQLLAVNSLALRNSKNITADALLKLTSDANSVFSGESNRRPHQQFHAVKTSGSLISSSAQSHGARHSALWLPIDIFLEDTMDGSQVVATSATETLIGMVKALKAVNQTTWQEAFLGLWVAALRLVQRERDPFEGPVPRLDTCLCVLLSITPLVIVNIIEEEESFLIDDAAHRRTNQKKDKVPGELRNDLVSSLQQLGDYEGLLTPPGSVSSVANQAAAKAMMFLSGLSVGSGYLDGVTLCDKSVNCAGNMRHLIVEACIARNLLDTSAYTWPGYVKGHSNQIPRSVTGQAPGWVSLMKGSPLTPALKSALVRTPASSLAELEKVYEIAVNGSEEEKTYAAAILCGASLTRGWNIQEHTVVFITRLLSPPVPAESSGESYLIQCAPYLNVIFLGVTTIDCVQIFSIHGLVPELAGALMPLCEFFGSCSPSISWTLKSGEELTPHAVFSNAFTLLLKLWRFYQPPLEHVLTNKSVAGTQMTPEDLLHVCNSRLASVGNSRQEPTMRLSRLSSMPSTKPIVMDSFPKLKLWYRQHEACIVSPLSSLVPRTPVYQIFDGLLNMMFRKVNKGGQTLIPATSESINSSGSAVEDNSLRVKVPAWDILEAVPFVLDAALTACAHGKLSPRELATGLKDLADFLPASLAAIVSYFSAEVTRGLWKPASMNGTDWPSPAANLVMIEQHIKKILADTGVDVPSLVAVGSAPATLPLPLAAIVSLTITYKLDRETDGYLNLVGPALNTLASGCPWPCMPIIASLWSQKVRRWSDFLVFSASSNVFQHDSQAVIQLLRVCFRSTLGLNSSPLENSGGVGALLGHGFGSHISGGLAPVAPGILYLRVHRSVRNVMFMSKEIVTLLLDTVSEIATNGLPTEKLEKLKKVKYGMRYNQVSLAAAMTRVKLAASLGASIVWITGGESFIHSLIKEYLPTWFISVHEPAYEKGESVGILAMLRGYALAYFSMLSGTFAMGIGSATTTNNRRPHVLAKHLAFLASALDGKISLGCCAATWRAYITGFVSLIVGCAPAWMLDVDIRVLKSLSKGLRKWGEDELDLALFGVSGIRAMGTAAELIIENGF encoded by the exons ATGGAAGTGAACACACAGCAGCAACAGTCCATATGGACCGGAATCATAGAGCTCACCAAATCGGCCCAGCACCGGTCCACTGATCCATTAACATGGGCGGTTCAGCTCTCCTCCGCTCTCTCCTCGGCCGGTGTCTCTCTACCGTCAATTGAAGCCTCCAAATTGATCGTAGATTACATTTGCTGGGAAAATAACGTCCCAATCACCTGGAAGTTTCTAGAAATGGCACTCACTATGAAAATCCTCCCGCCTATGCTCGTTCTCGCTCTCCTCTCCGTCAG GGTAGTTCCATGTCGAAGAAGTCGACCTGCTGCATACAGAATTTATATGGAACTCCTCAAACGATATGCATTTTCATTGTCATCTCAAATAAATGGTCAACATTATCAAAA GATCATGGAATCTGTTGACGATGTACTTCATCTTTCCAAGAGTTTTAACCTAGAGGCCAGTGGTCCTGGGATCCTCGTAGTTGAATTTGTCTTTTCTATTTTATGGCAATTGGTTGATGCGTCACTGGATGATGAAGGGTTGCTAGAACTTGTACCCAGGAAAAATTTCAGGTGGTCGATTAAGCCACAAGATATGGAAATAGACAAGCACAATTCAGTTGATGAAAAGACAACAGAACGTCAAGAAAAATTGCACCTAATGAACACGTCACTGGCTGTGGAAGTAATTGGagatttttttcataataaagtTACTTCCAAAATACTTTACTTGACACGCAGGAACAT GCCAACCAGTTGGGAATGTTTCGTAGAGGGCTTGCAATTACTTGCTGTGAACTCATTAGCGTTAAGAAATTCTAAAAACATTACAGCAGATGCTCTTTTGAAACTGACATCTGATGCAAATAGTGTTTTCTCCGGGGAGTCCAATAGAAGGCCACACCAACAGTTTCATGCTGTAAAGACTTCTGGTTCACTTATATCTTCTTCTGCACAATCTCATGGTGCCAGGCATTCGGCACTTTGGCTCCCTATTGATATATTTCTAGAAGATACTATGGATGGGTCGCAAGTCGTTGCTACAAGTGCCACTGAAACTCTTATTG GTATGGTGAAGGCTCTTAAGGCAGTTAATCAGACAACATGGCAAGAGGCATTTCTTGGTCTGTGGGTTGCAGCTTTGCGTCTTGTTCAGAGG GAAAGAGATCCCTTTGAGGGTCCTGTTCCTCGACTTGATACATGCTTATGTGTGTTATTATCGATAACTCCACTGGTTATTGTAAATATTATTGAGGAAGAGGAGAGTTTTCTAATTGATGATGCTGCCCACCGTCGCACAAATCAAAAGAAAGACAAAGTTCCCGGAGAACTTCGAAATGACTTGGTTTCCAGCTTGCAGCAATTGGGTGATTATGAAGGCTTGCTAACTCCACCAGGATCAGTAAGTTCAGTTGCAAATCAAGCTGCTGCCAAAGCAATGATGTTTCTTTCAGGTCTATCAGTTGGTAGCGGATACCTTGATGGTGTAACATTGTGTGACAAGTCAGTCAACTGTG CTGGAAACATGCGTCATTTAATTGTTGAGGCATGTATTGCTAGGAACCTTCTAGACACATCAGCATATACATGGCCAGGATATGTCAAAGGACACAGCAATCAGATACCTCGTAGTGTTACTGGCCAAGCGCCTGGCTGGGTATCATTGATGAAGGGCTCCCCGTTGACTCCTGCCCTAAAAAGTGCCTTGGTTAGAACACCAGCTTCTAG CTTAGCAGAACTAGAAAAAGTATACGAGATTGCAGTTAATGGTTCAGAGGAGGAGAAGACATATGCAGCAGCAATTCTCTGTGGAGCATCTCTAACTCGTGGTTGGAACATACAG GAGCATACCGTTGTTTTCATCACAAGATTGTTATCACCTCCAGTTCCTGCAGAGAGTTCTGGTGAAAGCTATTTGATACAGTGTGCTCCATATTTAAATGTGATATTTCTCGGAGTGACAACTATTGATTGTGTACAGATATTCTCCATACATGGATTG GTCCCGGAACTTGCTGGTGCATTGATGCCCCTATGTGAGTTCTTTGGATCCTGCTCGCCGAGTATATCCTGGACCCTGAAATCAGGAGAAGAATTAACGCCTCATGCTGTTTTCTCCAATGCCTTCACTCTCTtgctgaaattatggagatttTACCAACCTCCTCTTGAACATGTGTTGACAAATAAATCTGTGGCTGGTACCCAGATGACTCCTGAAGACCTCTTACATGTCTGCAACTCCCGATTAGCATCAGTAGGAAATTCACGTCAGGAGCCTACCATGAGATTGTCAAGGCTGTCAAGTATGCCATCAACAAAGCCAATTGTCATGGATTCTTTTCCCAAGCTAAAACTTTGGTACCGCCAGCATGAAGCTTGTATTGTGTCACCTCTTTCTAGCCTTGTACCTAGGACGCCTGTTTACCAGATTTTTGATGGACTTCTGAATATGATGTTTAGAAAAGTAAATAAGGGTGGTCAAACTTTAATTCCCGCAACTTCTGAGAGTATCAATTCATCTGGTTCTGCAGTTGAAGATAACTCTCTTCGTGTAAAAGTGCCAGCTTGGGATATTTTGGAAGCTGTTCCGTTTGTGCTGGATGCTGCTTTAACCGCCTGTGCCCATGGAAAACTGTCACCCCGAGAACTGGCGACAG GGCTCAAAGATCTTGCTGATTTTCTTCCTGCATCATTGGCGGCGATTGTGAGTTACTTTTCAGCTGAAGTGACCCGAGGTCTTTGGAAGCCTGCCTCTATGAATGGAACTGATTGGCCTAGCCCTGCTGCCAATTTAGTCATGATTGAGCAACATATAAAGAAAATATTGGCCGACACTGGTGTGGACGTACCAAGTCTTGTGGCAG TTGGGAGCGCTCCTGCTACTCTTCCTTTACCTCTGGCTGCTATTGTAAGCCTCACAATAACCTACAAACTTGATAGGGAAACTGATGGTTATCTGAACCTCGTTGGCCCTGCTTTGAATACACTTGCTTCTGGTTGCCCGTGGCCATGCATGCCCATCATAGCATCTCTATGGTCTCAAAAGGTAAGACGTTGGAGTgactttcttgttttctctgcgTCCAGTAATGTCTTCCAACATGATAGCCAGGCTGTAATTCAGCTTCTTAGAGTCTGCTTCAGATCCACTCTTGGGCTAAATTCCTCTCCCTTAGAAAACAGTGGTGGTGTTGGTGCCCTTCTTGGTCATGGTTTTGGGTCTCATATTTCTGGTGGACTTGCTCCTGTAGCCCCTGGAATACTCTACCTACGTGTCCACCGATCTGTCAGGAATGTTATGTTCATGTCAAAAGAAATAGTTACCCTGCTGCTGGATACTGTTAGCGAAATAGCAACTAATGGATTGCCTACAGAGAAACTAGAGAAGCTGAAAAAAGTAAAATACGGAATGAGATATAATCAGGTTTCTCTTGCTGCAGCAATGACACGTGTCAAGCTTGCAGCTTCTCTGGGGGCTTCAATAGTTTGGATAACAGGTGGAGAAAGCTTTATTCATTCTTTAATTAAGGAATACTTGCCTACATGGTTTATATCTGTTCATGAGCCAGCTTATGAAAAAGGAGAATCAGTAGGAATTCTTGCTATGCTGAGGGGTTATGCTCTTGCCTATTTTTCAATGCTTTCTGGAACATTTGCAATGGGTATAGGCTCGGCGACAACTACTAATAACCGGAGACCGCATGTTCTTGCGAAGCATTTGGCATTCCTAGCGAGTGCACTCGATGGGAAGATATCGCTTGGTTGCTGTGCGGCAACTTGGCGAGCTTACATTACTGGATTTGTAAGCTTGATAGTCGGATGTGCTCCTGCATGGATGCTGGATGTAGATATACGTGTATTGAAGAGTTTGAGCAAGGGATTGAGGAAGTGGGGCGAGGATGAACTTGATCTGGCTTTATTCGGAGTAAGTGGCATCCGGGCCATGGGTACAGCTGCCGAACTGATAATTGAAAATGGTTTTTGA
- the LOC108221646 gene encoding CSC1-like protein At4g02900 isoform X3: MASLQDIAVAAGINGLSALMFLMVFAMLRLQPINDRVYFPKWYLKGIRANPVTSGNAVSKFVNLDADMYLKFWKWMPAALNMPEPELIDHAGLDSAVYIRIYLLGLKIFVPIAILAFAVLVPVNWTNDTLETINNLTYSSIDKLSISNVPAGSARFWVHIGMSYIFSFWTCYSLYEEYKIVANMRLKFLAGEGRRPDQYTVLVRNVPPDPDESVTEHIEHFFCVNHPDHYLTHQVVYDANLLTTVVNNIRSMQNRITYYQNKYERNPTKRPTTKTGLLGIFGETVDAIDYYRAEIEKLLKEVTAEREKVINDPTYIIPAAFVSFKSRWGAAVCAQTTQSSNPTIWLTEWAPEPRDVYWDNLAIPYVKLTIRRLLMAVALFFLVFFFMVPISIVQSMANIEGIEKVFPFLKPVIREDTVKSFVQGFLPGIALKLFLIVLPTILMTMSKIEGLTSMSSLERKSAAKYHFFLLVNVFLGSIITGTAFQQLHKFLHQSATEIPKTVGVSIPMKATFFITYIMVDGWSGIAAEIVRLSPLVVFHLKNTFLVKTEKDREEAMNAGSLTFAESEPRIQLYFLLGLVYSTVTPILLPFIVVFFAFAYVVFRHQKYESGATFWPDVHRRIIIALIISQLLLMGLLSTKKATKSTPLLTLLPFLTVWFHLFCKGRFNSAFTEFPLQDAMVKDTLEKATEPNFNLKAYLEEAYVHPLFKAAELDRRISLNDEENNPLVATKRNAATGSKYPSNEGSPKQVPLD; encoded by the exons ATGGCAAGTCTTCAAGATATTGCAGTTGCAGCTGGGATCAATGGTTTATCTGCTCTTATGTTTCTGATGGTCTTTGCAATGCTAAGACTTCAACCTATAAATGATAGAGTCTACTTCCCAAAATGGTATTTAAAGGGCATAAGGGCTAATCCAGTAACTTCTGGAAACGCTGTATCAAAATTTGTGAACTTGGATGCCGACATGTACTTGAAATTCTGGAAATGGATGCCTGCAGCACTAAACATGCCCGAACCTGAACTTATTGATCATGCAGGCCTTGATTCTGCTGTATATATTCGGATTTACCTTCTTGG TTTGAAGATTTTTGTCCCTATAGCTATACTTGCTTTTGCGGTGTTGGTACCTGTCAATTGGACAAACGACACACTAGAGactattaataatttaacataCAGTAGTATTGACAAACTATCAATATCCAATGTCCCAGCTGGTTCTGCAAG GTTTTGGGTACACATAGGAATGTCATATATCTTCTCATTTTGGACGTGTTATTCACTGTATGAAGAATACAAGATTGTGGCCAACATGAGATTGAAATTTTTAGCTGGTGAAGGTCGTCGTCCAGACCAATATACT GTTCTTGTGAGAAATGTCCCTCCGGACCCTGATGAATCAGTCACTGAGcatattgagcacttcttttGCGTAAACCATCCTGATCATTATCTTACACACCAG GTAGTGTACGACGCAAATTTACTTACAACTGTGGTGAATAATATTAGAAGTATGCAGAATCGAATAACCTATTACCAGAACAAATATGAGAGGAACCCCACAAAAAGGCCAACTACTAAG ACAGGTTTGTTAGGTATCTTTGGAGAAACTGTAGATGCAATTGACTATTACAGAGCTGAAATTGAAAAGTTGCTTAAAGAAGTAA CTGCAGAAAGGGAAAAGGTTATAAACGATCCCACTTATATAATTCCTGCTGCATTTGTTTCATTCAAGTCGAGGTGGGGAGCAGCTGTGTGTGCTCAAACAACACAATCAAGTAATCCTACCATTTGGTTAACAGAATGGGCCCCTGAACCACGCGATGTTTACTGGGATAATCTTGCCATACCATATGTTAAACTCACTATTCGAAGATTGCTCATGGCTGTTGCTCTGTTTTTCCTTGTATTCTTCTTTATGGTACCGATATCTATAGTCCAAAGCATGGCTAACATCGAGGGCATTGAGAAAGTTTTTCCTTTCCTGAAGCCAGTAATAAGAGA GGACACTGTCAAGTCCTTTGTTCAGGGATTTCTTCCAGGAATTGCACTGAAGTTATTTCTTATTGTTCTTCCAACAATTCTCATGACAATGTCCAAAATAGAAGGCTTGACATCAATGTCTTCTTTGGAGAGAAAATCTGCTGCGAAGTATCATTTCTTTTTACTTGTAAATGTGTTTCTTGGAAGCATTATTACAGGAACAGCGTTTCAACAACTCCATAAATTTTTACACCAGTCAGCAACAGA GATACCGAAAACTGTTGGTGTATCCATCCCAATGAAGGCCACTTTTTTTATTACTTACATAATGGTTGATGGTTGGTCTGGTATCGCTGCAGAGATCGTCAGATTGTCTCCATTAGTAGTTTTCCATCTGAAAAATACATTCTTGGTGAAGACAGAGAAGGACAGAGAGGAGGCGATGAATGCTGGTTCTTTAACTTTTGCTGAATCAGAACCTCGCATACAGTTGTATTTTTTGCTAGGACTTGTGTACTCAACGGTCACTCCCATATTGCTTCCGTTCATTGTTGTCTTTTTCGCATTTGCCTATGTCGTTTTCCGCCACCAG AAGTATGAGAGTGGGGCAACATTTTGGCCAGATGTTCATCGACGGATCATAATTGCGTTGATAATATCACAACTTCTGTTGATGGGATTATTGAGCACAAAAAAGGCAACCAAATCAACACCGCTTCTAACTTTACTCCCCTTTCTAACAGTCTGGTTCCACTTATTTTGCAAGGGGCGTTTTAACTCAGCATTTACAGAGTTCCCATTACAA GATGCCATGGTGAAGGATACTCTAGAGAAGGCAACAGAGCCGAATTTCAACTTGAAAGCGTACCTGGAGGAAGCATATGTTCACCCACTTTTCAAGGCTGCTGAACTGGACAGACGGATATCCCTCAATGATGAAGAAAACAATCCACTAGTTGCAACCAAGAGAAACGCAGCGACGGGCAGTAAATATCCTTCAAATGAAGGTAGTCCTAAACAAGTTCCTTTGGATTGA
- the LOC108221646 gene encoding CSC1-like protein At4g02900 isoform X1, which translates to MASLQDIAVAAGINGLSALMFLMVFAMLRLQPINDRVYFPKWYLKGIRANPVTSGNAVSKFVNLDADMYLKFWKWMPAALNMPEPELIDHAGLDSAVYIRIYLLGLKIFVPIAILAFAVLVPVNWTNDTLETINNLTYSSIDKLSISNVPAGSARFWVHIGMSYIFSFWTCYSLYEEYKIVANMRLKFLAGEGRRPDQYTVLVRNVPPDPDESVTEHIEHFFCVNHPDHYLTHQVVYDANLLTTVVNNIRSMQNRITYYQNKYERNPTKRPTTKTGLLGIFGETVDAIDYYRAEIEKLLKEEAAEREKVINDPTYIIPAAFVSFKSRWGAAVCAQTTQSSNPTIWLTEWAPEPRDVYWDNLAIPYVKLTIRRLLMAVALFFLVFFFMVPISIVQSMANIEGIEKVFPFLKPVIREDTVKSFVQGFLPGIALKLFLIVLPTILMTMSKIEGLTSMSSLERKSAAKYHFFLLVNVFLGSIITGTAFQQLHKFLHQSATEIPKTVGVSIPMKATFFITYIMVDGWSGIAAEIVRLSPLVVFHLKNTFLVKTEKDREEAMNAGSLTFAESEPRIQLYFLLGLVYSTVTPILLPFIVVFFAFAYVVFRHQIINVYDQKYESGATFWPDVHRRIIIALIISQLLLMGLLSTKKATKSTPLLTLLPFLTVWFHLFCKGRFNSAFTEFPLQDAMVKDTLEKATEPNFNLKAYLEEAYVHPLFKAAELDRRISLNDEENNPLVATKRNAATGSKYPSNEGSPKQVPLD; encoded by the exons ATGGCAAGTCTTCAAGATATTGCAGTTGCAGCTGGGATCAATGGTTTATCTGCTCTTATGTTTCTGATGGTCTTTGCAATGCTAAGACTTCAACCTATAAATGATAGAGTCTACTTCCCAAAATGGTATTTAAAGGGCATAAGGGCTAATCCAGTAACTTCTGGAAACGCTGTATCAAAATTTGTGAACTTGGATGCCGACATGTACTTGAAATTCTGGAAATGGATGCCTGCAGCACTAAACATGCCCGAACCTGAACTTATTGATCATGCAGGCCTTGATTCTGCTGTATATATTCGGATTTACCTTCTTGG TTTGAAGATTTTTGTCCCTATAGCTATACTTGCTTTTGCGGTGTTGGTACCTGTCAATTGGACAAACGACACACTAGAGactattaataatttaacataCAGTAGTATTGACAAACTATCAATATCCAATGTCCCAGCTGGTTCTGCAAG GTTTTGGGTACACATAGGAATGTCATATATCTTCTCATTTTGGACGTGTTATTCACTGTATGAAGAATACAAGATTGTGGCCAACATGAGATTGAAATTTTTAGCTGGTGAAGGTCGTCGTCCAGACCAATATACT GTTCTTGTGAGAAATGTCCCTCCGGACCCTGATGAATCAGTCACTGAGcatattgagcacttcttttGCGTAAACCATCCTGATCATTATCTTACACACCAG GTAGTGTACGACGCAAATTTACTTACAACTGTGGTGAATAATATTAGAAGTATGCAGAATCGAATAACCTATTACCAGAACAAATATGAGAGGAACCCCACAAAAAGGCCAACTACTAAG ACAGGTTTGTTAGGTATCTTTGGAGAAACTGTAGATGCAATTGACTATTACAGAGCTGAAATTGAAAAGTTGCTTAAAGAA GAAGCTGCAGAAAGGGAAAAGGTTATAAACGATCCCACTTATATAATTCCTGCTGCATTTGTTTCATTCAAGTCGAGGTGGGGAGCAGCTGTGTGTGCTCAAACAACACAATCAAGTAATCCTACCATTTGGTTAACAGAATGGGCCCCTGAACCACGCGATGTTTACTGGGATAATCTTGCCATACCATATGTTAAACTCACTATTCGAAGATTGCTCATGGCTGTTGCTCTGTTTTTCCTTGTATTCTTCTTTATGGTACCGATATCTATAGTCCAAAGCATGGCTAACATCGAGGGCATTGAGAAAGTTTTTCCTTTCCTGAAGCCAGTAATAAGAGA GGACACTGTCAAGTCCTTTGTTCAGGGATTTCTTCCAGGAATTGCACTGAAGTTATTTCTTATTGTTCTTCCAACAATTCTCATGACAATGTCCAAAATAGAAGGCTTGACATCAATGTCTTCTTTGGAGAGAAAATCTGCTGCGAAGTATCATTTCTTTTTACTTGTAAATGTGTTTCTTGGAAGCATTATTACAGGAACAGCGTTTCAACAACTCCATAAATTTTTACACCAGTCAGCAACAGA GATACCGAAAACTGTTGGTGTATCCATCCCAATGAAGGCCACTTTTTTTATTACTTACATAATGGTTGATGGTTGGTCTGGTATCGCTGCAGAGATCGTCAGATTGTCTCCATTAGTAGTTTTCCATCTGAAAAATACATTCTTGGTGAAGACAGAGAAGGACAGAGAGGAGGCGATGAATGCTGGTTCTTTAACTTTTGCTGAATCAGAACCTCGCATACAGTTGTATTTTTTGCTAGGACTTGTGTACTCAACGGTCACTCCCATATTGCTTCCGTTCATTGTTGTCTTTTTCGCATTTGCCTATGTCGTTTTCCGCCACCAG ATCATCAATGTATATGATCAGAAGTATGAGAGTGGGGCAACATTTTGGCCAGATGTTCATCGACGGATCATAATTGCGTTGATAATATCACAACTTCTGTTGATGGGATTATTGAGCACAAAAAAGGCAACCAAATCAACACCGCTTCTAACTTTACTCCCCTTTCTAACAGTCTGGTTCCACTTATTTTGCAAGGGGCGTTTTAACTCAGCATTTACAGAGTTCCCATTACAA GATGCCATGGTGAAGGATACTCTAGAGAAGGCAACAGAGCCGAATTTCAACTTGAAAGCGTACCTGGAGGAAGCATATGTTCACCCACTTTTCAAGGCTGCTGAACTGGACAGACGGATATCCCTCAATGATGAAGAAAACAATCCACTAGTTGCAACCAAGAGAAACGCAGCGACGGGCAGTAAATATCCTTCAAATGAAGGTAGTCCTAAACAAGTTCCTTTGGATTGA
- the LOC108221646 gene encoding CSC1-like protein At4g02900 isoform X2, with translation MASLQDIAVAAGINGLSALMFLMVFAMLRLQPINDRVYFPKWYLKGIRANPVTSGNAVSKFVNLDADMYLKFWKWMPAALNMPEPELIDHAGLDSAVYIRIYLLGLKIFVPIAILAFAVLVPVNWTNDTLETINNLTYSSIDKLSISNVPAGSARFWVHIGMSYIFSFWTCYSLYEEYKIVANMRLKFLAGEGRRPDQYTVLVRNVPPDPDESVTEHIEHFFCVNHPDHYLTHQVVYDANLLTTVVNNIRSMQNRITYYQNKYERNPTKRPTTKTGLLGIFGETVDAIDYYRAEIEKLLKEVTAEREKVINDPTYIIPAAFVSFKSRWGAAVCAQTTQSSNPTIWLTEWAPEPRDVYWDNLAIPYVKLTIRRLLMAVALFFLVFFFMVPISIVQSMANIEGIEKVFPFLKPVIREDTVKSFVQGFLPGIALKLFLIVLPTILMTMSKIEGLTSMSSLERKSAAKYHFFLLVNVFLGSIITGTAFQQLHKFLHQSATEIPKTVGVSIPMKATFFITYIMVDGWSGIAAEIVRLSPLVVFHLKNTFLVKTEKDREEAMNAGSLTFAESEPRIQLYFLLGLVYSTVTPILLPFIVVFFAFAYVVFRHQIINVYDQKYESGATFWPDVHRRIIIALIISQLLLMGLLSTKKATKSTPLLTLLPFLTVWFHLFCKGRFNSAFTEFPLQDAMVKDTLEKATEPNFNLKAYLEEAYVHPLFKAAELDRRISLNDEENNPLVATKRNAATGSKYPSNEGSPKQVPLD, from the exons ATGGCAAGTCTTCAAGATATTGCAGTTGCAGCTGGGATCAATGGTTTATCTGCTCTTATGTTTCTGATGGTCTTTGCAATGCTAAGACTTCAACCTATAAATGATAGAGTCTACTTCCCAAAATGGTATTTAAAGGGCATAAGGGCTAATCCAGTAACTTCTGGAAACGCTGTATCAAAATTTGTGAACTTGGATGCCGACATGTACTTGAAATTCTGGAAATGGATGCCTGCAGCACTAAACATGCCCGAACCTGAACTTATTGATCATGCAGGCCTTGATTCTGCTGTATATATTCGGATTTACCTTCTTGG TTTGAAGATTTTTGTCCCTATAGCTATACTTGCTTTTGCGGTGTTGGTACCTGTCAATTGGACAAACGACACACTAGAGactattaataatttaacataCAGTAGTATTGACAAACTATCAATATCCAATGTCCCAGCTGGTTCTGCAAG GTTTTGGGTACACATAGGAATGTCATATATCTTCTCATTTTGGACGTGTTATTCACTGTATGAAGAATACAAGATTGTGGCCAACATGAGATTGAAATTTTTAGCTGGTGAAGGTCGTCGTCCAGACCAATATACT GTTCTTGTGAGAAATGTCCCTCCGGACCCTGATGAATCAGTCACTGAGcatattgagcacttcttttGCGTAAACCATCCTGATCATTATCTTACACACCAG GTAGTGTACGACGCAAATTTACTTACAACTGTGGTGAATAATATTAGAAGTATGCAGAATCGAATAACCTATTACCAGAACAAATATGAGAGGAACCCCACAAAAAGGCCAACTACTAAG ACAGGTTTGTTAGGTATCTTTGGAGAAACTGTAGATGCAATTGACTATTACAGAGCTGAAATTGAAAAGTTGCTTAAAGAAGTAA CTGCAGAAAGGGAAAAGGTTATAAACGATCCCACTTATATAATTCCTGCTGCATTTGTTTCATTCAAGTCGAGGTGGGGAGCAGCTGTGTGTGCTCAAACAACACAATCAAGTAATCCTACCATTTGGTTAACAGAATGGGCCCCTGAACCACGCGATGTTTACTGGGATAATCTTGCCATACCATATGTTAAACTCACTATTCGAAGATTGCTCATGGCTGTTGCTCTGTTTTTCCTTGTATTCTTCTTTATGGTACCGATATCTATAGTCCAAAGCATGGCTAACATCGAGGGCATTGAGAAAGTTTTTCCTTTCCTGAAGCCAGTAATAAGAGA GGACACTGTCAAGTCCTTTGTTCAGGGATTTCTTCCAGGAATTGCACTGAAGTTATTTCTTATTGTTCTTCCAACAATTCTCATGACAATGTCCAAAATAGAAGGCTTGACATCAATGTCTTCTTTGGAGAGAAAATCTGCTGCGAAGTATCATTTCTTTTTACTTGTAAATGTGTTTCTTGGAAGCATTATTACAGGAACAGCGTTTCAACAACTCCATAAATTTTTACACCAGTCAGCAACAGA GATACCGAAAACTGTTGGTGTATCCATCCCAATGAAGGCCACTTTTTTTATTACTTACATAATGGTTGATGGTTGGTCTGGTATCGCTGCAGAGATCGTCAGATTGTCTCCATTAGTAGTTTTCCATCTGAAAAATACATTCTTGGTGAAGACAGAGAAGGACAGAGAGGAGGCGATGAATGCTGGTTCTTTAACTTTTGCTGAATCAGAACCTCGCATACAGTTGTATTTTTTGCTAGGACTTGTGTACTCAACGGTCACTCCCATATTGCTTCCGTTCATTGTTGTCTTTTTCGCATTTGCCTATGTCGTTTTCCGCCACCAG ATCATCAATGTATATGATCAGAAGTATGAGAGTGGGGCAACATTTTGGCCAGATGTTCATCGACGGATCATAATTGCGTTGATAATATCACAACTTCTGTTGATGGGATTATTGAGCACAAAAAAGGCAACCAAATCAACACCGCTTCTAACTTTACTCCCCTTTCTAACAGTCTGGTTCCACTTATTTTGCAAGGGGCGTTTTAACTCAGCATTTACAGAGTTCCCATTACAA GATGCCATGGTGAAGGATACTCTAGAGAAGGCAACAGAGCCGAATTTCAACTTGAAAGCGTACCTGGAGGAAGCATATGTTCACCCACTTTTCAAGGCTGCTGAACTGGACAGACGGATATCCCTCAATGATGAAGAAAACAATCCACTAGTTGCAACCAAGAGAAACGCAGCGACGGGCAGTAAATATCCTTCAAATGAAGGTAGTCCTAAACAAGTTCCTTTGGATTGA